A part of Olleya sp. Bg11-27 genomic DNA contains:
- a CDS encoding chorismate-binding protein: MMTSKAFFEQLSTHFTKALPFVAYRKPNEGSVKALLQNSNQLYYTKKFEARGFVFSPFKNENNTVFFPLVESETMDCLFDNSLDDHNSNKSSIIDATAKAKHIQLVEQAISEIENGSFKKVVISRIETENFSKSNTLLLFKKLLATYKTAMVYCWYHPQVGLWLGATPETLLKVEGSRFLTMSLAGTQQYKNTVDVHWESKEQDEQQLVTDFIVGSLESSVSSLNIGKTETIKAGNLLHLQTKISGLLKPENGLQSVIEKLHPTPAVCGLPKEEAKQFILNNEGYDREYYTGFLGEINSIQSKTRNTNRRNVENNAYGSVKTISHLFVNLRCLQIKDDQALLYVGGGITNDSIPENEWEETVAKTKTVKNLL; this comes from the coding sequence ATGATGACTTCTAAAGCTTTTTTTGAACAACTATCTACTCATTTTACAAAGGCGTTACCTTTTGTGGCGTACAGAAAACCGAACGAAGGCTCGGTAAAAGCATTACTTCAAAATAGTAATCAGCTTTATTATACCAAAAAATTTGAAGCTCGTGGTTTTGTGTTTTCACCATTTAAAAATGAAAATAATACAGTGTTTTTTCCTTTAGTTGAAAGCGAAACTATGGACTGCTTGTTTGATAATTCTTTAGACGATCATAATAGCAATAAAAGTTCAATAATAGATGCTACAGCAAAAGCAAAACATATACAGTTAGTAGAGCAAGCAATTTCCGAGATTGAGAACGGAAGTTTTAAAAAAGTTGTTATCTCTAGGATTGAAACCGAAAATTTTTCAAAGTCCAACACTCTTTTATTATTCAAAAAACTTTTAGCGACCTATAAAACAGCAATGGTATATTGTTGGTACCATCCACAAGTCGGGTTATGGTTAGGAGCCACTCCAGAAACGTTATTAAAAGTTGAAGGGAGTCGATTTTTAACCATGTCTCTAGCAGGTACACAACAGTATAAAAACACAGTTGATGTCCATTGGGAATCTAAAGAGCAAGATGAACAGCAATTAGTGACAGACTTTATAGTTGGTAGCCTAGAGTCGTCAGTAAGCAGTCTTAATATAGGAAAAACCGAAACGATTAAAGCCGGAAATTTATTGCATTTGCAAACCAAAATTTCTGGACTTTTAAAACCTGAAAACGGATTACAGTCTGTTATTGAAAAGCTGCATCCAACACCAGCAGTTTGTGGTTTGCCAAAAGAGGAGGCCAAGCAGTTTATATTAAATAATGAAGGGTATGATCGCGAATATTATACTGGGTTTTTAGGCGAGATTAATAGTATACAGTCAAAAACAAGAAATACCAATCGTCGCAATGTCGAGAATAACGCCTATGGTTCGGTTAAAACAATTTCGCACTTATTTGTGAATTTAAGATGTCTTCAAATTAAGGATGACCAAGCGTTACTTTATGTTGGAGGCGGCATTACTAACGATTCTATACCTGAAAATGAATGGGAGGAAACCGTTGCTAAAACCAAGACTGTTAAAAACCTCTTATAA